One Amycolatopsis sp. NBC_00355 genomic window carries:
- a CDS encoding response regulator transcription factor: MIRIMLVDDHPVVREGLRGMLEAEPDLTVVGEAGSGDEAVALDRVAQPDVVLMDLRMPGLDGVGATKRILREQPRRRIVVLTTYETDADILRAVEAGASGYLLKDASRTELANAIRAASRGETVLAPSVAGKLVNRVRNPEPQTLSAREVEVLRLVAKGGTNADIGRALHISEATVKTHLLRTFGKLGVSDRTAAVTTAMARNLLG, from the coding sequence GTGATCCGCATCATGCTCGTCGACGACCACCCCGTCGTCCGCGAAGGGCTGCGCGGCATGCTCGAAGCCGAGCCGGACCTGACGGTCGTCGGCGAGGCGGGCTCCGGTGACGAGGCGGTCGCGCTCGACCGCGTCGCGCAGCCGGACGTCGTGCTGATGGACCTGCGGATGCCCGGGCTGGACGGCGTCGGCGCGACCAAGCGGATCCTGCGCGAGCAGCCCCGGCGGCGGATCGTCGTGCTCACGACGTACGAGACGGACGCGGACATCCTGCGCGCGGTCGAGGCCGGCGCGTCGGGTTACCTGCTGAAGGACGCGTCCCGCACGGAGCTGGCGAACGCGATCCGCGCGGCCTCTCGCGGCGAGACGGTGCTGGCGCCGTCGGTGGCGGGCAAGCTGGTCAACCGCGTCCGCAACCCGGAGCCGCAGACGCTGTCGGCGCGCGAGGTCGAGGTGCTGCGCCTGGTCGCGAAGGGCGGCACGAACGCGGACATCGGCCGCGCGCTGCACATCAGCGAGGCGACGGTGAAGACGCACCTGCTGCGGACGTTCGGCAAGCTCGGCGTCTCGGACCGCACGGCCGCGGTGACCACGGCGATGGCCCGCAACCTGCTCGGCTGA
- a CDS encoding sensor histidine kinase — MSDAWDRFNWLWEILFAVSYVATTVLVLLDETDPVRSTVAVGALTSLVLTYLLWGRGIVRDDGHARQRWAFAVVVVALVAVAVLANTTASFILFMACPLLFMTLEFRPAAVLTTAAILLSPAASILNDGLEGPVLHILLPMTAILVVFGVLSGKFILHVIEESRARADLIAKLEESQAEVSRLSREAGTATERERLAREIHDTLAQGFTSIVTLAQAIESEVDTDPAAARRHAELAARTARENLAEARTMVAALAPDDLTSGSLVDAVRRLTDRLGDETGLAVRYEVDSDLPPLAMAAEVVLLRGAQEALNNVRRHATAAAVLVRLSLVDDAVRLDVRDDGAGFDPDRVTGFGLRGMRSRAEQVGGTLSLRSGADGTELTLEVPA; from the coding sequence GTGAGCGACGCCTGGGACCGGTTCAACTGGCTCTGGGAAATCCTCTTCGCGGTCTCCTACGTCGCCACGACGGTGCTGGTGCTGCTGGACGAGACCGATCCGGTCCGCAGCACCGTCGCCGTCGGGGCGCTCACCTCGCTCGTGCTGACGTACCTGCTCTGGGGGCGCGGGATCGTCCGGGACGACGGGCACGCGCGGCAGCGGTGGGCGTTCGCCGTTGTCGTCGTGGCCCTGGTCGCGGTCGCGGTGCTCGCCAACACGACGGCCAGCTTCATCCTGTTCATGGCCTGCCCGTTGCTGTTCATGACGCTCGAGTTCCGCCCGGCCGCGGTGCTCACCACGGCGGCGATCCTGCTGAGCCCCGCGGCGTCGATCCTCAACGACGGCCTCGAGGGCCCGGTGCTGCACATCCTGCTGCCGATGACGGCGATCCTCGTCGTGTTCGGGGTGCTGTCCGGCAAGTTCATCCTGCACGTCATCGAGGAGAGCCGGGCGCGCGCCGACCTGATCGCCAAGCTCGAAGAGAGCCAGGCCGAAGTCTCCCGGCTCTCCCGCGAGGCGGGCACGGCCACCGAACGCGAGCGGCTCGCCCGGGAGATCCACGACACCCTCGCGCAGGGTTTCACCAGCATCGTCACCCTCGCCCAGGCCATCGAGTCCGAAGTGGACACCGACCCGGCGGCCGCGCGGCGGCACGCCGAGCTGGCCGCGCGGACGGCGCGGGAGAACCTCGCCGAGGCCCGCACGATGGTCGCCGCGCTCGCGCCGGACGACCTGACGAGCGGTTCCCTCGTCGACGCCGTCCGCAGGCTGACCGACCGGCTCGGCGACGAGACCGGGCTGGCCGTCCGGTACGAAGTGGACAGTGACCTGCCCCCGTTGGCCATGGCCGCCGAGGTGGTCCTGCTGCGCGGGGCGCAGGAGGCGCTGAACAACGTCCGGCGGCACGCGACGGCGGCCGCCGTGCTCGTCCGGCTGTCCCTTGTGGACGACGCGGTCCGGCTCGACGTCCGGGACGACGGCGCCGGCTTCGACCCGGACCGCGTCACCGGGTTCGGTTTGCGGGGCATGCGGTCCCGCGCGGAACAGGTGGGTGGGACGCTGAGCCTCCGCAGTGGCGCCGACGGCACCGAACTGACCCTGGAGGTCCCCGCGTGA
- a CDS encoding serine hydrolase domain-containing protein: MLESTEHALLRRIAHEQAASRAPSLVAAVVRDGEIVWSGGRGRVGGEVPGTDTQYRLGSITKTLVATAVMRLRDEGLLDLNDPLEKHVPGTPFGAATVAQLLSHTSGLTSESPGLWWERTPGADWDALVGSLADGATKHRPGARFHYSNVGYGVLGELLSRHRGKDWLAVLDEEILGPLGMTRTTPHPVGAHADGFAVHPFADVLLPEPHPDAGAMAPAGQLWSTITDLGRWTAFLGGHGGGVLGPETIEQMRTMVTVDDTDVWATGFGLGLMLVRYQGRRLAGHTGSMPGFLAATLVDPAAGTGALVLTNSTSGVGITPLCLDLITMTDELEPRVPAEWQPSTVDPALLALTGLWHWGPTPYHLRIQGDGLLSLAPAEGPGRGSRFRATGDDTYVGLDGYYSGETLKVGRDGEGVANHLDLATFVFTRTPYDPAAPVPGGVDGWR, translated from the coding sequence ATGCTTGAGTCGACCGAACATGCCCTGCTCCGCCGGATCGCCCACGAGCAGGCGGCCAGCCGGGCTCCCTCGCTGGTGGCCGCCGTGGTGCGGGACGGGGAGATCGTCTGGTCCGGCGGGCGGGGCCGCGTCGGCGGCGAGGTCCCCGGCACCGACACCCAGTACCGGCTGGGTTCGATCACCAAGACCCTCGTCGCCACCGCCGTCATGCGGCTGCGCGACGAGGGCCTGCTGGACCTCAACGACCCCCTGGAAAAGCACGTCCCGGGCACGCCGTTCGGCGCCGCGACCGTGGCCCAGCTGCTCTCCCACACCTCCGGCCTGACGTCCGAATCGCCCGGCCTGTGGTGGGAACGCACGCCCGGCGCCGACTGGGACGCGCTCGTCGGCAGCCTTGCCGACGGCGCCACCAAACACCGGCCCGGCGCGAGGTTCCACTACTCGAACGTCGGTTACGGCGTGCTCGGCGAGCTCCTCTCGCGCCACCGCGGCAAGGACTGGCTGGCCGTGCTCGACGAGGAGATCCTCGGCCCGCTCGGGATGACGCGCACCACCCCGCACCCGGTCGGCGCGCACGCCGACGGCTTCGCCGTGCACCCCTTCGCCGACGTCCTGCTGCCGGAGCCGCACCCGGACGCCGGCGCGATGGCCCCGGCGGGGCAGCTGTGGTCCACGATCACCGACCTCGGCCGCTGGACGGCGTTCCTCGGCGGCCACGGCGGCGGCGTGCTCGGCCCGGAGACCATCGAGCAGATGCGCACGATGGTGACCGTCGACGACACCGACGTCTGGGCCACCGGCTTCGGGCTCGGCCTGATGCTCGTGCGCTACCAGGGCCGCCGGCTGGCCGGGCACACCGGCTCGATGCCCGGGTTCCTGGCCGCCACGCTCGTCGACCCGGCCGCGGGCACCGGCGCGCTGGTGCTCACCAACTCGACGTCCGGTGTCGGCATCACCCCGCTGTGCCTGGACCTGATCACCATGACCGACGAGCTGGAGCCGCGCGTCCCCGCGGAGTGGCAGCCGTCCACTGTGGACCCGGCGCTGCTGGCGCTGACCGGCCTCTGGCACTGGGGCCCGACGCCCTACCACCTGCGGATCCAGGGTGACGGCCTGCTGTCGCTGGCCCCGGCGGAGGGCCCCGGGCGGGGCTCGCGCTTCCGCGCGACGGGCGACGACACGTACGTCGGCCTCGACGGTTACTACTCCGGCGAGACGCTGAAGGTGGGCCGGGACGGCGAAGGCGTCGCGAACCATCTCGACCTCGCGACGTTCGTCTTCACGCGCACGCCGTACGACCCGGCGGCCCCCGTGCCGGGTGGCGTCGACGGCTGGCGCTGA
- a CDS encoding ABC transporter permease, with amino-acid sequence MTTTPSGGTATRNPRALPGPLALGLARGGTELRQFFRHKEQVVFTFSLPAVLMILLGSILDGPTALAGVTSGQLLAAGMIGSGIVSTSFNSIATGVSADRETGALKRLRGTPMPSASYFIGKMVLVAVSSLAQTVLMVAVSTLLFGLKLPTDPAKWLTLLWVFVLGIVSCTLLGIALSSLAKSTTGAVAVVQMLYLVLQFISGVFVTPITNLPKIMVDIASFFPLKWICQGFRSVFLPDGAVGMEMAGSWELPRVALVLGIWCVAGLVLARLSFRWTDGK; translated from the coding sequence ATGACCACGACGCCATCCGGAGGCACCGCCACCCGAAACCCCCGAGCCCTCCCAGGCCCGCTCGCGCTGGGCCTGGCCCGCGGCGGCACCGAGCTGCGGCAGTTCTTCCGGCACAAGGAACAGGTGGTCTTCACCTTCTCCCTGCCCGCCGTGCTCATGATCCTGCTCGGCTCCATCCTGGACGGCCCGACCGCGCTGGCCGGCGTGACGTCGGGGCAGCTGCTCGCCGCCGGGATGATCGGCTCCGGCATCGTCTCGACGTCGTTCAACAGCATCGCCACCGGCGTCTCGGCCGACCGCGAAACCGGCGCGCTCAAGCGGCTGCGCGGCACGCCGATGCCCTCGGCGTCCTACTTCATCGGCAAGATGGTGCTGGTCGCGGTGTCCAGCCTGGCCCAGACCGTGCTCATGGTCGCCGTCAGCACGCTGCTGTTCGGGCTGAAGCTGCCGACCGACCCGGCGAAGTGGCTGACGCTGCTCTGGGTGTTCGTGCTCGGCATCGTGTCCTGCACGCTGCTCGGGATCGCGCTCAGCTCGCTCGCGAAGTCGACCACCGGCGCGGTGGCCGTGGTGCAGATGTTGTACCTGGTGCTGCAGTTCATCTCCGGCGTGTTCGTCACGCCGATCACGAACCTGCCGAAGATCATGGTGGACATCGCGTCGTTCTTCCCGCTCAAATGGATCTGCCAGGGCTTCCGGTCGGTGTTCCTGCCGGACGGCGCGGTCGGAATGGAGATGGCTGGCTCATGGGAACTGCCGCGGGTGGCGCTGGTGCTGGGGATCTGGTGCGTGGCGGGGCTGGTGCTGGCGCGGCTGAGCTTCCGGTGGACCGACGGGAAGTGA